Proteins from a genomic interval of Arvicola amphibius chromosome 10, mArvAmp1.2, whole genome shotgun sequence:
- the Son gene encoding protein SON isoform X6, with protein MAADIEQVFRSFVVSKFREIQQELSSGRSEGQLNGETNAPIEGSQTGDPAASARSLPNEEIVQKIEEVLSGVLDTELRYKTDLKEASRKSRCVSVQTDPTDEVPTKKSKKHKKHKNKKKKKKKEKEKKYKNQPEEAESKLKSHHDRNVDLESDSFLKFDSEPSAAVALEHPVRVFGLSEARETPLVLEPPVGSVEAQESHALETLKPPTKTAELSVGSTSVISEQPEQPVSVTMEPSTTKSLDSFAAAPVPMSTAVLKSPEPVVTMSVEYQKSVLKSLETAPPEISKTTLVELPIVAKVLEPPETLMIVSEIPTEVHPEPSPSTMDFPESSTTDALRLPEQPVEAPSEIADSSVTRPQESVELPKTTAVDLQESLVASALELPGPPATSMLELQGPPVTPVLELPGPSATPVAELSGPLSTPVPELPGPPATVVPELPGPSVTPVPQLLQELPGPPAPSLGLEPPQEVPEPPVMAQELPGVPAVSAAMELTGQPAVTVAMELTEQPVTTTEFEQPVAMTSVEHPGHPEVTTATGLLGQPETMVLELPGQPVATTGLELSGQPSVTGVPELSGLPSATRALELSGQPVATGALELPGQLMATGALEFSGQSGAAGALELLGQPLATGVLELPGQPGAPELPGQPVATVALEISVQSVVTTSELSTMTVSQSLEVPSTTALESYNTVAQELPSTLVGETSVTVGVDPLMAQESHMLASNTMDTHMLASNTMDSQMLASNTMDSQMLASNTMDSQMLASSTMDSQMLASSTMDSQMLATSSMDSQMLATSSMDSQMLATSSMDSQMLATSSMDSQMLATSSMDSQMLATSSMDSQMLATSSMDSQMLATSSMDSQMLATSSMDSQMLASGAMDSQMLASGTMDAQMLASGTMDAQMLASSTQDSAMMGSKSPDPYRLAQDPYRLAQDPYRLGHDPYRLGHDAYRLGQDPYRLGHDPYRLTPDPYRMSPRPYRIAPRSYRIAPRPYRLAPRPLMLASRRSMMMSYAAERSMMSSYERSMMSYERSMMSPMAERSMMSAYERSMMSAYERSMMSPMAERSMMSAYERSMMSAYERSMMSPMADRSMMSMGADRSMMSSYSAADRSMMSSYSAADRSMMSSYTDRSMMSMAADSYTDSYADSYTEAYMVPPLPPEEPPTMPPLPPEEPPMTPPLPPEEPPEGPALSGEQSVLTAENTWSTEVTLPTEESVSQPEPPVSQSEISEPLAVPANYSVSESETSMLASEAIMTVPEPAQDPESSVIATPVESAVVAEHEMVTERPVTYMVSETTISAEQTVLSEPSVMSETSETYDSMRPSGHAISEVSMSLLEPAVTISQPAESSLELPSMAVPAPPTMTTPESPAVAVPELSAVANQELPIMVVPETPTVAVSEPPAVTAPDPSAMTAPELSSMPVLEPPVVVPEVPALADPEHATTAGSGVSSLEPSVPILEPAVSVVQPVMVVSEPCVPVQEPTVAISEPAVTVSEHSQVISSEMALEPSPPIVESSVFPSHVIKERNLLSGDQSFGQEVGMQEILLHSGEEPHDGGHLKSDLYENEYDRNTNLTVNSHSIAKDDTVCSAAIGPVGETSEERIMPVEAKEVTELDTCPAVSEADAGRSLSSQLVLEPDTTGTSKGLEFVTASVPSLDSKYDGDVSLTTQDTEHDMVISTSPSGGSEADIEGPLPAKDIHLDLPSANLVCKDTEDSFPIKESDQTVAVALSPKESSEDKEVPPPNKETVPDSGYPASIDEINEADLVRPLLPKDMERLTSLRAGIEGPLLASEVERDRLAASPVVISIPERASESSSEEKDDYEIFVKVKDTHEKSKKNKNRDKGEKEKKRDSSLRSRSKRSKSSEHKSRKRTSESRSRARKRSSKSKSHRSQTRSRSRSRRRRRSSRSRSKSRGRRSVSKEKRKRSPKHRSKSRERKRKRSSSRDNRKTVRARSRTPSRRSRSHTPSRRRRSRSVGRRRSFSISPSRRSRTPSRRSRTPSRRSRTPSRRSRTPSRRSRTPSRRSRTPSRRRRSRSVVRRRSFSISPVRLRRSRTPLRRRFSRSPLRRKRSRSSERGRSPKRLTDLDKAQLLEIAKANAAAMCAKAGVPLPPNLKPAPPPTIEEKVAKKSGGATIEELTEKCKQIAQSKEDDDVIVNKPHVSDEEEEEPPFYHHPFKLSEPKPIFFNLNIAAAKPTPPKSQVTLTKEFPVSSGSQHRKKEADSVYGEWVPVEKDGEENKDDDNVFSSSLPSEGRVKRQGRVKRQMKQPAASHLTVTRCNSLCGTKPQSEKHRIAEKSVITSLPNIGPSMHLWEGSPRYNYLASRFASRLYSSRFWW; from the exons ACTTGAAGGAGGCCTCCAGAAAAAGTAGATGTGTATCTGTACAAACAGATCCTACTGATGAAGTTCCTAccaaaaagtcaaagaaacataaaaagcacaaaaacaaaaagaagaaaaagaagaaagaaaaggaaaaaaaatataaaaatcaaccaGAAGAAGCTGAGTCCAAGTTGAAATCTCATCATGACAGGAATGTTGATCTAGAGTCtgattcctttttaaagtttgattCTGAACCTTCAGCAGCAGTGGCACTGGAACATCCTGTAAGAGTATTTGGCTTATCTGAGGCCCGTGAAACCCCTTTAGTGCTAGAACCTCCAGTAGGATCAGTGGAGGCTCAGGAGTCACATGCTTTAGAGACTCTGAAGCCTCCTACAAAAACTGCAGAACTGTCTGTTGGATCTACATCAGTAATCTCAGAGCAGCCTGAACAGCCTGTGTCAGTTACAATGGAACCCTCAACGACCAAGAGTCTGGATTCCTTTGCAGCAGCACCAGTGCCTATGTCAACAGCAGTGCTGAAGTCACCTGAGCCCGTTGTAACAATGTCAGTGGAGTATCAGAAGTCTGTGCTGAAATCTTTGGAGACTGCGCCTCCAGAGATATCAAAGACCACGCTGGTAGAGCTTCCCATAGTAGCAAAAGTGCTTGAGCCACCAGAAACCCTCATGATAGTATCAGAGATACCTACTGAGGTGCACCCTGAACCAAGCCCATCAACAATGGATTTTCCAGAGTCATCTACAACTGATGCACTAAGATTGCCAGAGCAGCCTGTAGAAGCACCATCGGAGATTGCGGATTCATCCGTGACAAGACCTCAGGAGTCAGTGGAGCTGCCTAAGACCACAGCGGTGGATCTGCAGGAGTCGTTGGTGGCCTCAGCCCTGGAGTTGCCGGGGCCACCTGCGACCTCCATGCTGGAGTTGCAGGGGCCCCCTGTGACTCCAGTGCTGGAGTTGCCTGGGCCCTCTGCCACCCCGGTGGCAGAGTTGTCAGGGCCCCTTTCCACCCCAGTGCCTGAGTTGCCAGGGCCCCCTGCGACAGTAGTGCCTGAGTTGCCGGGGCCCTCTGTGACACCAGTGCCACAGTTGTTGCAGGAATTGCCCGGGCCTCCAGCACCATCCTTGGGGTTGGAGCCACCACAGGAGGTACCAGAGCCGCCTGTGATGGCACAGGAGTTGCCAGGGGTGCCTGCAGTGTCAGCGGCAATGGAATTGACAGGGCAGCCTGCAGTAACAGTAGCAATGGAGTTGACCGAACAGCCTGTGACGACGACAGAGTTCGAGCAGCCCGTGGCGATGACATCGGTGGAACATCCTGGGCATCCTGAGGTGACAACAGCAACAGGGTTGCTGGGGCAGCCGGAGACGATGGTGCTGGAGTTGCCAGGACAACCAGTGGCAACCACAGGTCTGGAGTTGTCTGGGCAGCCTTCAGTGACTGGGGTGCCAGAGTTGTCGGGGCTGCCTTCGGCAACTAGGGCACTGGAGTTGTCAGGGCAGCCTGTGGCAACTGGGGCACTGGAGTTGCCTGGGCAGCTCATGGCAACTGGGGCACTGGAGTTCTCAGGGCAGTCTGGGGCAGCTGGAGCACTGGAGCTTTTGGGGCAGCCCCTGGCAACAGGGGTGCTGGAGTTACCAGGGCAGCCTGGGGCGCCAGAGTTGCCTGGGCAGCCTGTGGCAACTGTGGCGCTGGAGATCTCTGTTCAGTCTGTGGTGACAACATCGGAGCTGTCAACGATGACCGTGTCGCAGTCTCTGGAGGTGCCCTCGACGACAGCGCTGGAATCCTATAATACGGTAGCACAGGAGCTGCCTTCTACATTGGTGGGGGAGACTTCTGTAACAGTAGGAGTGGATCCCTTGATGGCCCAAGAATCCCATATGTTAGCTTCTAACACCATGGATACCCATATGTTAGCATCCAACACCATGGACTCCCAAATGCTAGCATCCAACACTATGGATTCTCAGATGCTAGCATCTAATACCATGGATTCACAGATGTTAGCATCTAGCACCATGGACTCCCAGATGTTAGCCTCTAGCACAATGGACTCCCAGATGTTAGCAACTAGCTCCATGGACTCCCAGATGTTAGCAACCAGCAGTATGGACTCCCAGATGTTAGCAACCAGTTCCATGGACTCCCAGATGTTAGCAACCAGCAGTATGGACTCCCAGATGTTAGCAACCAGCTCCATGGACTCCCAGATGTTAGCGACCAGCAGTATGGACTCCCAGATGTTAGCGACCAGCAGTATGGACTCCCAGATGTTAGCGACCAGCAGTATGGACTCCCAGATGTTAGCAACCAGTTCCATGGACTCCCAAATGTTAGCATCTGGTGCTATGGATTCTCAAATGCTAGCTTCTGGCACCATGGATGCTCAGATGTTAGCATCTGGTACTATGGATGCCCAAATGTTAGCATCTAGTACCCAAGATTCTGCTATGATGGGTTCAAAATCTCCTGATCCTTATAGGTTAGCTCAGGATCCTTACAGATTAGCTCAGGATCCCTATAGGTTGGGTCATGACCCCTATAGGTTAGGGCATGATGCTTACAGGTTAGGACAGGACCCCTATAGGTTAGGCCATGATCCCTACAGACTAACTCCTGATCCCTATAGGATGTCACCCAGACCATACAGAATAGCACCCAGGTCCTATAGAATAGCACCTAGGCCATACAGATTAGCACCCAGACCCTTGATGTTAGCATCTAGACGTTCTATGATGATGTCCTATGCTGCAGAACGTTCCATGATGTCATCTTATGAGCGCTCTATGATGTCTTACGAACGCTCCATGATGTCCCCCATGGCTGAGCGCTCTATGATGTCAGCCTATGAGCGCTCTATGATGTCAGCTTATGAGCGCTCCATGATGTCACCTATGGCTGAGCGCTCTATGATGTCAGCTTATGAACGCTCTATGATGTCAGCTTACGAACGCTCCATGATGTCCCCTATGGCTGATCGATCTATGATGTCCATGGGTGCCGACCGGTCCATGATGTCATCGTACTCTGCAGCCGACCGATCTATGATGTCATCCTACTCTGCAGCTGACCGATCTATGATGTCATCTTACACTGATCGATCAATGATGTCTATGGCAGCTGATTCTTACACTGATTCTTACGCTGATTCCTATACAGAGGCATATATGGTgcctcctttgcctcctgaagaACCCCCAACAATGCCACCATTACCACCTGAGGAACCACCAATGACGCCACCATTGCCTCCTGAGGAACCACCAGAGGGTCCGGCATTATCCGGTGAACAGTCGGTATTAACAGCTGAGAATACTTGGTCTACAGAGGTGACATTACCTACTGAAGAATCTGTATCACAGCCTGAGCCTCCTGTGAGTCAAAGTGAGATTTCAGAGCCTTTGGCAGTACCTGCTAATTATTCAGTATCAGAATCTGAGACTTCAATGTTAGCATCAGAGGCTATTATGACTGTTCCAGAACCTGCACAGGACCCAGAGTCTTCAGTCATAGCAACACCAGTTGAGTCTGCAGTTGTAGCAGAGCATGAAATGGTGACAGAGAGACCAGTGACTTACATGGTTTCTGAGACTACCATATCAGCTGAACAAACTGTGCTATCAGAGCCTTCTGTTATGTCGGAGACATCGGAAACATACGATTCCATGAGACCATCAGGACATGCTATTTCAGAGGTATCTATGTCCCTCTTGGAGCCAGCAGTAACTATTTCACAGCCAGCAGAGAGCAGTCTGGAGCTTCCGTCCATGGCTGTCCCAGCACCTCCCACTATGACTACCCCAGAATCTCCTGCTGTTGCCGTCCCAGAACTTTCTGCTGTGGCCAACCAAGAACTTCCCATTATGGTTGTTCCAGAAACCCCCACTGTGGCTGTCTCAGAACCTCCTGCTGTGACTGCCCCAGACCCTTCTGCTATGACTGCTCCAGAACTTTCCTCCATGCCTGTCTTAGAACCTCCTGTGGTTGTCCCAGAGGTTCCAGCTTTGGCTGACCCAGAGCATGCTACAACTGCAGGGTCAGGTGTTTCTTCCCTGGAGCCTTCTGTGCCTATCTTGGAACCAGCAGTATCAGTCGTTCAACCTGTTATGGTTGTTTCAGAACCATGTGTTCCTGTCCAGGAACCTACTGTGGCCATTTCAGAACCTGCTGTCACAGTTTCAGAGCATAGTCAAGTAATATCCTCGGAGATGGCTTTAGAGCCTTCACCACCAATAGTGGAGTCCAGTGTTTTTCCATCACATGTTATCAAAGAAAGGAATTTACTTTCTGGTGATCAAAGTTTTGGTCAAGAGGTTGGCATGCAGGAGATTCTGTTGCATTCAGGTGAAGAGCCACATGATGGAGGGCACTTGAAAAGTGACTTGTATGAAAATGAATATGACAGAAACACAAACCTTACTGTAAACAGTCATTCAATTGCTAAAGATGATACAGTGTGTTCTGCTGCCATTGGTCCTGTTGGTGAAACAAGTGAAGAGAGAATCATGCCTGTTGAGGCTAAGGAAGTCACAGAATTGGATACCTGTCCTGCTGTCAGTGAAGCTGATGCGGGAAGAAGCCTATCTTCTCAACTAGTTCTGGAACCAGATACAACGGGAACTAGTAAGGGGTTGGAATTTGTTACAGCATCTGTTCCCAGTTTAGATAGTAAATATGATGGTGATGTATCTTTAACCACTCAAGATACTGAACATGACATGGTAATTTCCACCAGCCCTAGTGGTGGCAGTGAAGCTGACATAGAGGGACCTTTGCCTGCTAAGGACATTCATCTTGATTTACCATCAGCAAATCTTGTTTGTAAGGATACAGAAGACTCATTTCCCATAAAAGAGAGTGACCAGACAGTAGCAGTTGCTCTTAGTCCTAAAGAAAGCAGTGAAGATAAAGAAGTACCTCCTCCCAATAAAGAAACAGTTCCTGATTCAGGATATCCTGCCAGCATTGATGAGATTAACGAAGCTGACTTAGTGAGACCGTTACTTCCTAAGGACATGGAACGTCTTACAAGCCTTAGAGCTGGCATTGAAGGACCTTTACTTGCAAGTGAAGTTGAACGGGACAGATTGGCTGCCAGTCCAGTTGTAATTAGTATACCAGAAAGAGCCTCAGAGTCATCTTCAGAGGAAAAGGATGACTATGAAATTTTTGTCAAAGTTAAGGACACACatgaaaaaagcaagaaaaataaaaaccgtGACAAAggtgaaaaagagaagaaaagggactCTTCATTAAGGTCTCGGAGTAAGCGCTCCAAGTCTTCTGAACATAAGTCACGCAAGCGCACCAGTGAGTCTCGTTCTAGAGCAAGGAAGAGGTCATCTAAGTCCAAGTCTCATCGTTCTCAAACACGTTCACGATCACGTTCAAGACGCAGGAGGAGGAGTAGCAGATCAAGATCTAAGTCTAGAGGAAGGCGGTCTGTATCAAAAGAGAAACGCAAGAGATCTCCAAAGCACAGGTCCAAGtcgagggaaaggaaaaggaaaagatcaaGCTCCCGGGACAACCGCAAAACAGTTCGGGCTAGGAGTCGAACTCCCAGTCGTCGCAGTCGGAGCCACACTCCTAGTCGTCGGAGAAGGTCTAGATCTGTTGGTAGAAGGAGGAGCTTCAGCATTTCCCCCAGCCGCAGGAGCCGCACCCCCAGCCGCAGGAGCAGAACCCCCAGCCGCAGGAGTCGCACCCCCAGCCGCAGGAGCCGAACCCCCAGCCGCAGGAGCCGAACCCCCAGCCGCAGGAGCCGCACCCCTAGCCGCAGGAGAAGATCAAGGTCTGTGGTAAGAAGACGAAGCTTCAGTATATCACCAGTCAGATTGAGGCGATCAAGAACACCTTTGAGAAGAAGGTTTAGTAGATCTCCCCTTCGTCGTAaaagatccaggtcttctgaaagaggcAGATCACCCAAACGTCTAACAGATTTGG ATAAGGCTCAATTACTTGAGATAGCCAAAGCTAATGCAGCTGCCATGTGTGCTAAGGCTGGTGTTCCTTTACCACCAAACCTAAAGCCTGCCCCTCCACCtacaatagaagagaaagttgctAAAAAGTCTGGAGGAGCTACCATAGAAGAACTAACGGAG aaatgcaaacagaTTGCACAGAGTAAAGAAGATGATGATGTAATAGTGAATAAACCTCATGTTTcggatgaagaggaagaagaacctCCTTTTTATCACCATCCCTTTAAACTCAGTGAACCCAAGCCTATCTTTTTCAATCTGAAT ATTGCTGCAGCAAAACCAACTCCAccaaaaagccaagtaacattAACAAAGGAATTTCCCGTGTCATCTGGATCTCAGCATCGGAAAAAAGAAGCCGATAGTGTTTATGGAGAATGGGTTCCTGTGGAGAAAGATGGTGAAGAAAACAAGGATGACGATAATGTTTTCAGCAGCAGTTTGCCCTCAGAG GGCCGGGTTAAACGGCAGGGCCGGGTTAAACGACAGATGAAACAACCCGCAGCTTCTCATTTGACAGTAACTCGATGCAATTCACTTTGTGGAACGAAGCCACAAAGTGAAAAGCATCGAATTGCAGAGAAAAGTGTTATCACATCCCTACCCAACATTGGGCCCTCCATGCACTTGTGGGAAGGGAGCCCAAGGTACAACTATTTAGCTTCCCGTTTTGCTTCTAGGCTCTATAGCTCTAGATTTTGGTGGTAG